In one Magallana gigas chromosome 7, xbMagGiga1.1, whole genome shotgun sequence genomic region, the following are encoded:
- the LOC105329468 gene encoding E3 ubiquitin-protein ligase TRAF7 isoform X6: protein MAQQNFQEYDPLDDYARRTNSYRYFSSNYGENHPGTQASHPGNEESSSSCNSSPVRNENRNSQLINNSMALQEGKMVTHQVSYNDTGQRLPGFGEPSPRLADSAMGFGDVLQNRAPMSPSHRKSLTSLHHSETEDIMVFVEPPSKSLFCKMCNKVYKDPVMVTCGHSYCKRCVTRQSEGTCPIDNQTIAVVVANIAVSEQIGEMFIHCRHGCRLSEDGQTYELDPTRCQATVKVATRGEHEEACDYMMVECPNHAGCPQLLRKDLEDHIKTCCNVKCPHHKYSCEFTGTQEELIIHLKMCKYEGMKDFLGHMEEKVGELQESLEEKDQEINFLRSMLGKLSERLENLEKTAEIKLEIIERNQSNLLNEVVENRKERALLMNEVEHITSALNERNTVIGVYDPQQMFRCRGTFVGHQGPVWCLTEYAEFLFSGSSDKTIKVWDTGNNYRCLKTMEGHTGIVLALCTCGNKLYSGSQDCRIMVWNIENFEKEKSVEAHENPVCTLTSAKNMLFSGSLKVVKVWDAQTMELKKELTGMNHWVRALVATQNYLYSGSYQTIKIWDLDSLEVVHNLETSEGSVYSLAVTTHHILCGTYENVIHVWELSSKELVVTLKGHTGTVYSMAVLHTSSGTKVFSASYDRSLRVWSMDNMICTQTLLRHQGSVACLAVSRGRIFSGSVDSTVKVWQ, encoded by the exons ATGGCTcaacaaaattttcaagaatACGATCCTCTTGATGATTATGCTCGAAGGACGAATTCT TATCGGTATTTTTCCTCCAATTATGGAGAAAATCACCCTGGCACACAAGCATCACATCCAG GTAATGAAGAGTCTTCCTCTTCATGCAACTCATCGCCAGTCAGGAATGAAAATAGAAACAGCCAACTG ATAAACAACAGCATGGCATTACAGGAGGGCAAGATGGTCACTCACCAAGTGAGCTACAATGACACAGGTCAGAGACTCCCAGGGTTTGGAGAACCAAGCCCCAGGCTAGCTGACTCAGCCATGGGGTTCGGAGATGTACTTCAGAATAGAGCTCCCATGTCACCTAGCCACAGAAAATCTCTCACATCACTTCATCATTCCGAAACAGAG gatATAATGGTTTTTGTGGAACCTCCCAGTAAAAGTTTGTTCTGCAAGATGTGCAATAAAGTTTATAAGGACCCCGTGATGGTCACATGTGGG caCTCCTACTGCAAAAGATGTGTAACAAGACAAAGTGAAG GAACATGTCCAATAGACAACCAGACAATAGCGGTCGTCGTCGCTAACATCGCTGTGTCGGAACAGATCGGGGAGATGTTTATTCACTGTCGGCATGGCTGTCGACTGTCAGAGGACGGACAGACCTACGAACTGGATCCAACCCGCTGTCAGGCCACCGTCAAAGTCGCCACCAGAGG GGAACATGAAGAGGCCTGTGATTACATGATGGTCGAGTGTCCGAATCATGCCGGCTGTCCACAGTTACTGAGAAAA GACCTAGAAGATCACATCAAAACCTGTTGTAATGTCAAGTGTCCTCACCACAAATACAG TTGTGAGTTCACTGGAACACAGGAGGAACTAATCATACACCTCAAGATGTGTAAGTACGAGGGCATGAAGGACTTTCTGGGTCACATGGAGGAGAAGGTGGGAGAGCTTCAGGAGTCTCTGGAGGAGAAGGACCAGGAAATCAACTTCCTGCGATCCATGCTCGGGAAGCTGTCCGAGAGACTGGAAAACTTGGAAAAAACGGCCGAGATCAAACTAG aaattattGAGCGGAATCAGAGTAATTTACTCAATGAAGTCGTGGAAAATCGCAAGGAGAGGGCTCTTCTTATG AATGAGGTGGAACACATTACTAGTGCATTAAATGAGCGGAATACAGTGATCGGAG tcTATGACCCACAGCAAATGTTTAGATGTAGAGGAACCTTTGTTGGACACCAG GGGCCTGTTTGGTGTCTAACAGAGTATGCAGAGTTCCTATTCAGTGGTTCCTCTGATAAAACAATAAAG GTTTGGGACACGGGAAACAACTACAGATGTCTGAAAACAATGGAGGGCCACACAGGCATCGTACTGGCCCTGTGTACCTGTGGTAACAAACTGTACAGTGGGTCACAGGACTGTAGGATAatg GTCTGGAATATTGAGAACTTTGAGAAGGAGAAGTCGGTAGAAGCTCATGAGAATCCTGTATGTACTCTGACCTCAGCCAAAAACATGTTGTTCAGTGGATCCCTGAAGGTTGTCAAG gTTTGGGATGCTCAGACAATGGAGCTTAAAAAAGAACTGACTGGGATGAACCACTGGGTCAGAGCTCTTGTGGCTACCCAGAATTACCTGTACAGTGGCTCCTATCAGACCATAAAG ATCTGGGACCTGGACTCATTAGAGGTTGTACATAATCTAGAGACGTCGGAGGGCAGCGTATACAGCCTAGCTGTCACAACCCACCACATCCTGTGCGGCACCTACGAAAATGTCATCCAT GTGTGGGAGCTTAGTTCGAAAGAATTGGTTGTGACCTTGAAAGGTCACACGGGGACTGTTTACAGTATGGCTGTCCTTCACACTTCCTCAGGAACCAAAGTGTTCAGTGCTTCGTACGACAGATCACTACGA gtaTGGAGCATGGACAATATGATTTGTACACAGACATTATTAAGACATCAAGGCAGTGTGGCATGTTTAGCTGTTTCTCGTGGTAGAATATTCTCTGGATCAGTGGACAGTACAGTAAAG GTGTGGCAGTGA